A region from the Mycobacterium heidelbergense genome encodes:
- a CDS encoding LPO_1073/Vpar_1526 family protein has product MSDSQKARDYADQKQLTADTINYSEHKHYNIDGKEADEYVLKLFENNFPKLHSEAMEVASTCAKEMAMAIIVNVCEEDPDLLLNLRRPNVQAALLSAQQSYAETGDPDSGTGDASLGLLLSRLVAKLITNPNRGLTEIVTRRAIALAPHLTRQQINSLTAAAIFRSCIFRCSDASELLDVMDDFYKHYYGDLAVGYNEYSYMESVGVGSVSLMTGWGDDPFETLCKKYRQQLRKSFREDELPAAIEAHERGEYLELAPTNDGFLWLRSDRINDLLGDGGMEDIKLSFAGSKSTRALRSFVSKQFISPDELKLQAETEKPELLSNLTALHKAGGFGFQLNTIGYVLAKQELDIRFPGNELLVNLVSTEPAEAEVTEN; this is encoded by the coding sequence ATGAGCGATAGTCAAAAGGCGCGCGACTACGCCGATCAAAAGCAGCTTACGGCCGATACGATTAACTATTCGGAACATAAGCATTACAACATCGACGGCAAAGAAGCAGACGAATACGTTCTAAAGCTATTCGAGAACAACTTCCCTAAGCTCCACAGCGAAGCAATGGAAGTGGCGTCGACTTGCGCTAAGGAAATGGCGATGGCGATCATAGTGAACGTATGCGAAGAAGATCCAGATTTATTGCTGAATTTGCGGCGACCGAATGTTCAAGCGGCCCTACTTTCGGCTCAACAAAGCTATGCCGAGACTGGCGACCCAGATTCCGGGACAGGCGACGCATCCTTAGGGTTGCTCCTTTCGCGCCTTGTCGCGAAACTCATTACAAATCCGAACCGCGGCCTGACGGAAATTGTTACCCGGCGAGCAATCGCGCTTGCACCCCACCTCACGCGGCAACAGATCAATAGTCTGACCGCGGCTGCAATTTTTCGTTCTTGTATATTCAGATGCAGTGACGCGAGTGAACTGTTGGACGTCATGGACGATTTCTATAAACACTACTATGGCGACCTGGCGGTGGGATACAACGAGTACAGCTACATGGAGTCGGTCGGAGTAGGATCAGTTTCGCTTATGACGGGATGGGGTGACGATCCCTTTGAAACGCTGTGTAAGAAGTACCGACAACAGCTGCGCAAGAGCTTCCGTGAAGACGAATTGCCGGCCGCGATCGAAGCACATGAGCGCGGCGAATATCTCGAATTAGCCCCAACGAACGACGGCTTCCTCTGGTTGCGTTCCGACCGAATCAACGACTTACTTGGCGACGGCGGAATGGAAGATATTAAACTTTCTTTCGCTGGGTCGAAGTCTACGCGAGCGCTAAGAAGCTTCGTCAGCAAGCAGTTCATCAGCCCTGACGAGTTAAAACTTCAGGCCGAAACCGAAAAACCTGAGCTTCTTAGCAATCTCACTGCCCTTCATAAAGCAGGAGGATTCGGATTCCAATTGAACACGATTGGGTACGTCTTGGCGAAACAGGAACTTGACATACGCTTTCCAGGCAACGAGCTACTCGTGAATCTAGTTAGTACCGAACCCGCCGAGGCAGAGGTAACCGAGAACTAG
- a CDS encoding tyrosine-type recombinase/integrase, which yields MKTLLSQGQSAASLRERGKETFGVVAAKWLESRHDLKPRTRAEYANLLSDKTRARRNGDGESTADLSISATFDHRPVNEITRADIADWVGKLSAAGKSASTVRHHYFVVRQVLSECVADGRLTVNPADYVKLPNERSAAGGTPGVVDDPDMFLTAAQVAALVDATPWPCSVLVHLAAWSGLRAAELAGLQVGDVELPEPVINPNARTKPGMLHVQRTVITVDGALVYDSPKTKGSRRRVPLMGATTELLRDYLAVHPRCDEPDAPLFCSVTLKPSKPTGRRATDADGKRITPTAVDALAALSADEAAERLILDWSQAIRHQTFYKAVFRPAVARANRLGGVSPESAVSSLVLPPALKFHALRHTYASLCVAAGIPPLQLSRFMGHAKVTTTLAIYTHLFDDDHAETMAALEAMSRPIEAPNVTQLRRRG from the coding sequence GTGAAAACGCTACTGTCGCAAGGTCAGTCAGCGGCCAGTTTGCGTGAACGCGGCAAAGAGACGTTCGGCGTCGTGGCGGCGAAGTGGCTCGAAAGCCGTCACGATCTCAAGCCGCGCACCCGTGCCGAGTACGCAAACCTGTTGAGCGACAAGACGCGAGCGCGGCGAAACGGCGACGGCGAGAGCACGGCGGATCTGTCGATCTCGGCAACATTCGACCATCGGCCCGTAAACGAAATCACCCGCGCCGACATTGCCGATTGGGTCGGCAAGCTGTCGGCGGCTGGCAAGTCAGCATCGACAGTTAGGCATCACTATTTCGTTGTGCGTCAGGTGCTTTCGGAGTGTGTCGCAGATGGCAGGCTCACGGTCAATCCTGCCGATTACGTGAAGCTGCCGAACGAACGAAGCGCGGCGGGTGGGACTCCCGGCGTGGTTGACGATCCCGACATGTTCCTGACCGCTGCGCAGGTTGCGGCGCTGGTCGATGCAACGCCGTGGCCATGCTCGGTGCTGGTCCATCTGGCCGCGTGGTCGGGTCTGCGCGCCGCCGAGCTGGCGGGGTTGCAGGTTGGTGACGTGGAGTTGCCCGAACCCGTGATCAATCCGAACGCACGGACGAAACCGGGAATGCTGCACGTGCAACGAACCGTCATCACGGTTGACGGCGCTCTGGTCTACGACTCGCCGAAAACGAAAGGCTCACGGCGGCGCGTTCCGCTGATGGGCGCGACGACCGAGCTTCTGCGCGACTACCTGGCCGTACACCCGCGCTGCGACGAACCCGACGCACCACTGTTCTGCTCGGTGACGCTGAAACCGTCGAAACCGACCGGCAGGCGTGCCACCGACGCGGACGGAAAGCGGATCACCCCGACCGCAGTCGATGCGCTCGCTGCGCTGTCTGCCGACGAAGCTGCCGAACGGCTGATTCTGGACTGGTCGCAGGCCATCCGTCACCAGACGTTCTACAAAGCCGTGTTCCGTCCCGCCGTTGCGCGCGCCAACCGCCTTGGCGGGGTTTCGCCCGAATCGGCGGTTTCATCGCTGGTGCTGCCGCCAGCGCTCAAGTTCCACGCGTTGCGGCACACCTACGCGAGTCTGTGCGTTGCGGCGGGTATCCCACCGTTGCAGCTTTCGCGGTTCATGGGGCACGCCAAGGTGACGACGACTCTGGCGATCTACACGCACCTGTTCGATGACGATCACGCCGAAACGATGGCGGCGCTGGAAGCGATGAGCCGACCAATCGAGGCGCCGAATGTCACTCAGCTGCGTCGGCGGGGCTAG
- a CDS encoding SDH family Clp fold serine proteinase — MPSWDEVQSQIRAAGSGHDVVRRRALAELSEHTKRNTILYYSGWLEKQHLINQGLTGLDVNDSDKNGFMATVHKMDRSKGLDLILHTPGGSVAATESLVDYLRSMFGTNIRAIVPQLAMSAGTMIALSAKSIVMGKHSSLGPIDPQLNGAAAHGIVEEFKRAQREIKADPSTIATWQPIIAKYPPTLVGECEKSISWANRIVGDWLTSGMFADAEDPTASAAKVVNELADHSLTLSHDRHISAAKANDLGITVEILEDDNDLQERVLTVHHACAQTITETPAFKIIENQLGVAQISMVNIVRSPNS; from the coding sequence GTGCCTAGCTGGGACGAAGTCCAGTCGCAGATTCGAGCGGCTGGATCGGGGCACGATGTCGTACGGCGGCGCGCTCTGGCGGAACTCTCGGAGCACACCAAGCGCAACACGATTCTGTATTACTCGGGATGGCTCGAAAAGCAACATCTGATCAACCAAGGGCTTACTGGGCTCGACGTAAACGACAGCGATAAAAACGGATTCATGGCCACGGTCCACAAAATGGATCGCTCAAAGGGCTTGGACCTTATCTTGCACACGCCAGGTGGCAGCGTGGCGGCTACCGAGTCACTAGTCGACTACTTGCGATCGATGTTCGGGACCAACATCCGAGCCATCGTGCCCCAGCTAGCCATGTCAGCTGGAACCATGATCGCCCTTTCTGCTAAATCGATTGTGATGGGCAAGCATTCGAGCCTCGGCCCGATCGACCCTCAGCTGAATGGCGCCGCCGCGCACGGCATCGTCGAAGAGTTCAAACGTGCGCAGCGCGAAATCAAGGCCGATCCTTCTACCATCGCAACGTGGCAACCGATCATCGCCAAGTACCCGCCAACCCTCGTGGGAGAGTGCGAGAAATCGATCAGCTGGGCCAACAGGATTGTCGGCGACTGGCTTACGAGCGGCATGTTCGCCGACGCGGAGGATCCGACAGCGTCTGCCGCTAAAGTTGTCAATGAGCTTGCCGACCATTCCCTCACGCTTTCTCACGATCGCCACATCTCGGCCGCCAAAGCGAACGATCTCGGCATCACGGTCGAGATACTGGAAGATGACAATGATCTACAAGAGCGTGTGCTGACGGTTCACCATGCTTGCGCCCAGACAATCACCGAGACGCCAGCATTCAAGATCATCGAGAATCAACTAGGCGTCGCACAGATATCGATGGTGAACATCGTGCGTAGCCCTAACTCCTAA
- a CDS encoding Panacea domain-containing protein, producing MSTARDWSDFYEEDEPPEVIERIISRRPDAVTGKRPSVLDVAAAVLEELQLEPVDAWTLQKLCYFIEGRHLAETGLPAFQEPIEAWKNGPVVDRLYQDHKGGTIVVHVQGDAKKVRSDSVLNEIVKRTVRDYRGWSGRQLAELTHSQLPWLEARKGLAPDQRSRRKVSLASMREWFRLQGSLPDTDDDGPPF from the coding sequence ATGAGCACCGCGCGAGATTGGAGTGACTTCTACGAAGAGGACGAACCTCCAGAAGTAATTGAGCGCATCATCTCCCGACGTCCAGATGCAGTGACAGGCAAGCGGCCTTCCGTTCTAGACGTCGCCGCGGCTGTCCTCGAAGAACTGCAACTTGAACCTGTCGACGCCTGGACGCTGCAGAAGCTCTGCTACTTCATTGAAGGGCGGCACCTCGCGGAGACGGGACTTCCGGCCTTCCAGGAACCGATCGAAGCCTGGAAGAACGGACCAGTCGTTGATCGCCTTTACCAAGACCACAAAGGCGGAACAATCGTGGTGCACGTTCAGGGCGACGCCAAAAAAGTGCGTTCAGACTCTGTACTGAACGAGATCGTCAAGCGGACCGTCCGGGACTATAGAGGCTGGTCGGGACGACAACTTGCCGAGCTTACACACAGCCAACTGCCTTGGCTGGAGGCTCGTAAGGGGCTCGCCCCGGATCAGCGGTCACGCCGGAAGGTCTCTCTGGCGTCAATGCGGGAATGGTTCCGACTGCAAGGGAGCCTCCCAGACACTGACGATGATGGACCGCCATTCTGA
- a CDS encoding DUF7159 family protein: MDIVLGVSMAPDSVQMVLLQGENADGATVDETEFALTAADDSPTVSASDRVIAAILGTRDDAAGAGLELSAVGVACTDQLEAKAVRDALAAHKLENVMLVSTFLAATSLTQFVGGAMGYERTAVLFVEPGTATSAVVETSDGSIADIHKAQLNSTSGEIATAELMEMVAGLDQLPTRPGGLFVIGSGVDIARIKPQLEEATSLIVSAPEEPDTALARGAALASANAPLFASSTAAQAYAQDPGTGASAIPEYLSVVDAELGEDDIAYSAVADDEAGAPTVVLAAPGEREPRPRPGLLVGSAVAVAGFSAALALEVALTVGVHTTVGLLPAPLHNLIAPAEQIFAPAPGQVAATKAVAPKQFNPPADAPPPVAPAPAAPVPAAPVPPAPVPAAPVAPAPVPAGPVVPVPLVMPPLAPVPLPPVHLADPPAAPPVVQAPPHPSPPAEPPPVHVTPPHSPPPAEPPPVHVTPPHSPPPHQTPPGQGPGGRGGGLPGNPGGPVNGPGPIHRNPSGGGPHDGGPVTGPGPSHGSPGGPPPEGGGPVGGGTPPGNSGPVGGGAPPEGGGPVGGGTPPGNSGPVGGGAPPEGGGPVGGGGSSSSGGGSSSSGGGSSSSGGGSSSSSSGGSSGGGAESGGGGHR, translated from the coding sequence GTGGATATCGTGCTCGGAGTCTCGATGGCGCCAGACTCGGTTCAGATGGTGCTGTTGCAAGGCGAAAACGCTGACGGCGCCACGGTGGACGAGACGGAGTTCGCCCTCACCGCTGCCGACGATTCGCCCACCGTCAGCGCGTCTGATCGAGTGATCGCCGCCATTCTGGGGACCCGCGACGACGCGGCCGGTGCCGGCCTCGAGCTGTCCGCCGTCGGGGTGGCATGCACCGACCAGCTCGAAGCGAAAGCCGTGCGCGACGCGCTGGCCGCCCACAAGCTCGAGAACGTCATGCTGGTCTCGACGTTTCTAGCCGCAACCTCATTGACCCAATTTGTTGGCGGCGCAATGGGTTACGAGCGGACCGCGGTGCTTTTCGTGGAGCCCGGCACCGCGACCTCGGCCGTTGTCGAGACCTCCGACGGTTCTATCGCCGATATCCACAAAGCACAGTTGAACAGCACGTCCGGCGAGATTGCCACCGCAGAGCTTATGGAGATGGTCGCCGGGCTCGACCAACTGCCAACGCGCCCGGGCGGCCTGTTTGTGATCGGCTCCGGTGTCGACATCGCCCGGATCAAGCCGCAATTGGAAGAGGCGACGTCGCTTATCGTGAGCGCGCCGGAAGAGCCGGACACGGCGCTGGCCCGCGGGGCGGCCCTGGCGTCCGCGAATGCGCCGTTGTTCGCTTCGTCGACGGCCGCGCAGGCCTATGCACAAGACCCCGGCACGGGTGCGAGTGCCATACCCGAATACCTGAGCGTCGTCGATGCCGAGCTGGGCGAGGACGACATCGCCTATAGCGCGGTGGCAGACGATGAAGCCGGTGCCCCCACTGTCGTCCTGGCCGCTCCGGGTGAGCGCGAGCCCCGCCCAAGGCCCGGCCTGCTGGTCGGAAGCGCGGTGGCGGTGGCCGGCTTTAGCGCGGCGTTGGCGCTGGAGGTAGCCCTGACAGTCGGCGTCCACACGACGGTGGGTTTGCTGCCCGCTCCGCTCCACAATCTCATTGCGCCGGCCGAGCAGATATTCGCGCCTGCACCTGGGCAAGTAGCGGCCACGAAAGCGGTGGCGCCCAAGCAATTTAATCCGCCTGCGGACGCGCCGCCGCCGGTAGCCCCGGCCCCCGCTGCCCCCGTTCCGGCGGCTCCTGTCCCGCCGGCTCCGGTTCCGGCGGCTCCTGTCGCGCCGGCTCCGGTTCCGGCCGGCCCGGTAGTGCCGGTTCCACTTGTGATGCCACCGCTAGCGCCGGTTCCCCTTCCGCCGGTTCACCTGGCCGATCCGCCAGCTGCTCCGCCCGTGGTCCAGGCCCCGCCGCACCCGTCGCCGCCGGCTGAGCCACCGCCGGTCCACGTGACCCCGCCGCACTCGCCGCCACCGGCTGAACCACCGCCGGTCCACGTGACCCCGCCGCACTCGCCGCCACCCCATCAAACTCCTCCGGGACAAGGTCCTGGCGGCAGGGGAGGCGGCCTCCCGGGCAACCCGGGAGGGCCCGTTAACGGCCCGGGCCCTATCCACCGGAATCCCAGCGGCGGTGGGCCCCACGACGGCGGACCTGTTACTGGTCCCGGTCCGAGCCACGGGTCTCCCGGCGGCCCGCCTCCTGAAGGTGGCGGACCGGTCGGCGGGGGTACGCCTCCTGGTAATAGCGGGCCGGTCGGCGGAGGTGCGCCTCCTGAGGGTGGCGGACCAGTCGGCGGGGGTACGCCTCCTGGTAATAGCGGGCCGGTCGGCGGAGGTGCGCCTCCTGAAGGCGGCGGGCCGGTCGGTGGTGGCGGGAGCTCCAGCAGCGGCGGCGGGAGTTCCAGCAGCGGCGGTGGGAGTTCCAGCAGCGGCGGCGGGAGCTCTAGCTCTAGCAGCGGTGGCAGTTCTGGTGGCGGCGCCGAGAGTGGCGGCGGCGGCCACCGGTAG
- a CDS encoding DUF732 domain-containing protein — protein MAAPTRYGQFVGSALVGGPLLVAGIVLASPARADATAYLNDLHNVGIHDVGGGDQALLQTGLKLCTQLSYGATPQQLRDLALQRSDGALGSNGLTVQQADDLINYARIDLCP, from the coding sequence ATGGCAGCACCGACGCGCTATGGCCAGTTCGTGGGCTCGGCACTGGTAGGTGGCCCACTTCTCGTCGCCGGGATCGTCTTGGCCAGCCCAGCGCGGGCTGACGCGACCGCCTACCTCAATGACCTGCACAACGTCGGAATCCACGACGTCGGCGGCGGCGACCAGGCGCTGCTGCAGACGGGCTTGAAGCTATGCACCCAGCTGAGTTACGGGGCAACGCCGCAACAGCTGAGGGACCTGGCGCTGCAACGCTCCGACGGCGCTCTGGGCAGCAACGGTCTCACCGTCCAACAGGCCGACGACCTCATTAACTACGCCAGGATCGATCTGTGCCCATGA
- a CDS encoding GAP family protein, with product MAGSWGSVLTGLIPLGLVIALSPITVIPAVLVLQAARPRPSGLAFLGGWVLGLAALTALSVAASDALGGLHQSPPAWASWLRVVLGAALVVFGLYRWLTRHRHTESPAWMRSFANITPARAVLTALALVVIRPDVLLICVPAGLAIGASGLSVADDWIAAAFFVAVAASTVAIPILAYTVAGHRLDDTMARLKDWMDKNNAALMAGILVVIGVMVLYNGIHALGWL from the coding sequence GTGGCAGGCAGCTGGGGCTCTGTGCTCACCGGGCTCATCCCGCTCGGACTCGTCATCGCGCTTTCACCGATCACGGTCATCCCGGCCGTGCTGGTGCTGCAGGCGGCCCGGCCGCGGCCGAGCGGCCTCGCTTTCCTCGGCGGCTGGGTGCTGGGCCTGGCGGCGCTGACGGCGCTGTCCGTCGCGGCCTCCGACGCGCTCGGCGGTCTGCACCAGTCGCCGCCGGCCTGGGCGTCCTGGCTGCGCGTGGTCCTCGGGGCGGCCCTGGTCGTGTTCGGGCTCTACCGCTGGCTGACCCGGCATCGGCACACCGAGTCGCCGGCCTGGATGCGGTCGTTCGCCAACATCACCCCGGCGCGCGCGGTGCTGACGGCGCTGGCGCTGGTGGTGATACGGCCCGACGTGCTGCTCATCTGCGTTCCCGCCGGATTGGCCATCGGCGCCAGCGGGTTGAGCGTCGCCGACGACTGGATCGCCGCGGCGTTCTTCGTCGCCGTCGCCGCATCGACGGTGGCCATCCCGATACTGGCCTACACGGTCGCCGGTCACCGCCTCGACGACACGATGGCGCGGCTCAAAGACTGGATGGACAAGAACAACGCCGCGCTGATGGCGGGCATTCTGGTCGTGATCGGTGTGATGGTGCTCTACAACGGAATTCACGCTTTGGGCTGGCTGTAG